The Astatotilapia calliptera chromosome 17, fAstCal1.2, whole genome shotgun sequence genome has a segment encoding these proteins:
- the LOC113009776 gene encoding FYVE, RhoGEF and PH domain-containing protein 4-like, with protein MFDLKKRNSLTLRDSRGTEEFRRVAVRRKVQGPVGDCQTSDVSSGVSGSYNGGHAHGRVSGPELIAKIATEKDDEKSPTKRSPFKPQVPPQPDHLQSPPRVGQDQACSLTPGKVPPQQNNGTEENQNRCNGVSISCVSPQNCLDSPSKEGGRYFLNGVLDPHINPARHPQGILNLTSRPLSGSPSPGKRGIQSCSPLREEGHSPGKLSPRNYRPLTGKLRASSPVQGKMGSYSPAKSSKSLLGLHRISSEKIERREKRAGKSLSVPDLIVYLDESRIPSDKAERSPLKLLHSPNFNIPAITVKASAKHRRSLTTNEEHLLHSGIEHFPGQMNGIVQENKQPAANGMRQNDKMEEGKMPTGYGSKFCCQWTVATTEDEKIHNERAEQNEEEKQKQEEREGDEANNKESTEQKLFNIATELLQTEKAYVTRLHLLDQVFCSRLTEEAGRGSFPPEVIRNIFANISSIYSFHSQFLLPDLENCITHWCKSPGLGKVLLQHAPFLRMYADYVRNFDHAVELVRTWTERSSAFRNIIQDIQSQGICGKLTLQHHMLEPIQRVPRYEMLLKDYLKKLPEDDPDYEITQKSLQTISMAATHSNSAIQKAEGLKRLLEIYEMVGEEEVVNPTNEFLREGRLLKLAARNTSAMERHLFLFNNFLLCCSPKFSLVGQRFTVRCRIGMDGMQVQQTTNEDHPYTFQISGRERILELQASSKQDRDEWIKVIREAIDVFQKKNDTFRLASRELTVAEPTEELGKRAPRWIRDNEVILCMSCMEPFNALTRRRHHCRACGFVVCWKCSDYKVALEYDGYKLNKVCKACYAILTGPRGEGLDGKKRRMLDSKASPGPTDSVMSGFLQYGDNPQTWQRVWSVLTRAEPPVLYLYSVPQDLKPLFTIPLLGCSVEAFPQAFQGQSCFCLTQSKTSHTFTCDSRDIKRSWLSALKVAVTGWRTACSLAVCDNSRGIRSGINGSLSGENFVVSGNKEHRS; from the exons atgtttgacctgaagaagaGGAATAGTTTGACTCTGAGGGACAGCCGTGGGACGGAGGAGTTCAGACGAGTGGCGGTCAGACGGAAAGTCCAAGGTCCTGTGGGTGACTGTCAAACCTCAG atgTGAGCAGTGGTGTGAGTGGTTCATACAACGGTGGCCATGCTCATGGCAGAGTTTCTGGACCAGAACTGATCGCAAAAATTGCTACAGAAAAAGATGATGAGAAAAGCCCAACGAAGAGATCACCTTTTAAACCCCAAG TGCCTCCTCAACCAGATCACCTCCAGAGCCCTCCGAGGGTAGGACAAGATCAAGCCTGCAGTCTCACTCCAGGAAAAGTGCCACCCCAGCAAAATAATGGAACAGAGGAGAACCAGAATAGATGCAATGGCGTTTCTATTTCCTGTGTAAGCCCACAGAATTGTTTAGACTCTCCAAGTAAAGAAGGGGGACGTTATTTTCTGAATGGGGTTTTGGATCCACACATCAACCCTGCCAGACATCCTCAGGGGATTCTGAATCTTACAAGCAGGCCACTATCAGGATCTCCAAGCCCAGGCAAAAGAGGCATTCAGAGCTGTAGCCCTCTGAGAGAAGAAGGCCACAGCCCCGGTAAGCTGTCCCCAAGAAACTATAGACCTCTCACGGGAAAACTACGTGCTTCGAGCCCTGTTCAAGGGAAGATGGGAAGCTACAGCCCTGCCAAGAGTTCTAAATCCTTGCTAGGACTGCACAGAATCTCAAGCGAGAAAATAGAAAGACGGGAGAAGAGAGCAGGAAAGTCTCTGAGTGTGCCTGACCTGATTGTGTATTTGGATGAGAGCAG gATTCCCTCAGATAAAGCTGAGCGCTCTCCACTCAAACTGCTGCACTCACCCAATTTTAATATACCTGCCATCACCGTCAAAGCATCAGCTAAGCATAGACGCAGTCTTACCACAAATGAAGAGCATCTGTTACACAGCGGCATAGAGCATTTCCCAGGACAAATGAATGGCATTGTGCAGGAGAACAAACAGCCAGCAGCAAATGGGATGaggcaaaatgacaaaatggaAGAAGGCAAGATGCCTACAGGGTATGGCTCCAAGTTTTGCTGCCAGTGGACAGTGGCAACCACAGAAGATGAGAAGATTCACAATGAGAGAGCTGAACAAAATGAGGAGGAGAAACAGAAGCAAGAAGAGAGGGAAGGAGATGAGGCGAACAATAAAGAGAGCACCGAGCAGAAGCTGTTTAACATCGCTACTGAACTCCTGCAAACAGAGAAGGCCTATGTGACCCGCCTCCACCTGCTAGACCAG GTTTTCTGTTCACGCCTAACAGAAGAAGCAGGTCGAGGCTCATTTCCTCCCGAGGTGATAAGAAATATCTTTGCGAACATTTCCTCAATCTACTCTTTCCACAGccagtttctgctgcctgacCTGGAGAACTGCATCACACACTG GTGTAAGAGCCCAGGCCTGGGTAAGGTTCTGCTACAGCACGCACCCTTCCTGAGGATGTACGCTGACTACGTCAGAAACTTCGACCATGCAGTGGAGCTGGTGAGGACCTGGACCGAACGCTCCTCTGCTTTCAGAAACATCATCCAGGACATACAG AGTCAGGGGATCTGTGGCAAACTCACCCTGCAGCACCACATGTTGGAGCCAATCCAGAGGGTTCCACGTTATGAGATGCTGCTGAAGGATTACCTGAAGAAACTGCCTGAAGATGACCCGGATTATGAGATTACACAGA AGTCCTTGCAGACCATTTCCATGGCAGCCACACACTCTAACAGTGCCATCCAAAAAGCC GAGGGTCTGAAGCGACTCTTGGAGATCTATGAGATGGTTGGAGAGGAGGAAGTTGTGAATCCAACCAACGAGTTTCTCAGGGAAGGTCGTCTGCTCAAGCTTGCTGCCAGGAACACATCAGCCATGGAGAGACACCTGTTCCTG TTTAACAACTTCCTGCTGTGCTGCTCTCCAAAGTTCAGCCTGGTCGGTCAGCGTTTCACTGTGCGCTGCAGGATCGGGATGGATGGGATGCAGGTGCAGCAAACCACCAATGAGGATCATCCATACACCTTCCAAATATCTGGAAGGGAAAGGATCCTTGAGCTGCAGGCCAG CTCCAAGCAAGATCGGGATGAATGGATAAAG GTGATTCGTGAAGCCATTGATGTGTTTCAGAAGAAAAATGATACCTTCAGACTGGCTTCTAGGGAGCTTACTGTAGCAGAACCA ACAGAGGAGCTTGGCAAACGAGCCCCTCGCTGGATCAGAGACAATGAGGTGATCCTGTGTATGTCCTGCATGGAGCCTTTTAACGCCCTTACCAGAAGAAGACATCACTGCCGTGCCTGTGGTTTT GTGGTGTGTTGGAAGTGTTCAGACTACAAAGTGGCTTTAGAGTATGACGGTTACAAGCTGAACAAAGTGTGTAAAGCTTGTTACGCCATCCTGACTGGCCCGAGAGGGGAGGGCTTGGatggaaaaaagagaagaatgcTGGAT tcCAAAGCATCTCCAGGGCCTACTGACAGTGTAATGAGTGGTTTCCTGCAGTATGGGGACAACCCCCAGACCTGGCAGCGAGTGTGGTCCGTGCTCACCAGGGCTGAGCCTCCGGTTCTTTACCTGTACTCCGTTCCACAG GATTTAAAGCCCCTCTTCACTATACCTCTACTGGGCTGCAGCGTAGAGGCTTTCCCCCAGGCGTTTCAGGGTCAGTCCTGCTTCTGTCTGACCCAGTCCAAAACCAGCCACACTTTCACCTGCGATTCTCGGGACATCAAACGCAGCTGGCTGAGTGCTCTGAAAGTTGCTGTGACAGGATGGCGTACAGCATGCTCACTGGCTGTTTGTGACAACAGCAGAGGAATCAGGTCTGGCATTAATGGGAGTCTCAGTGGTGAGAACTTTGTAGTCAGTGGCAACAAGGAACATCGCTCTTGA